From Camelina sativa cultivar DH55 chromosome 20, Cs, whole genome shotgun sequence, the proteins below share one genomic window:
- the LOC104772244 gene encoding uncharacterized protein LOC104772244: protein MNAREEPRGQESGPRDLLQAAILEWAELMRQQAPSFVKIVETMRNLGTEYFRGGSNTFEADNWLRTMERNFEAIQCQEDYKKDVAVHYLKDDASDWWIGVKRHYGRDPTWDEFRNEFEGKYFPPEARDRLENEFINLKQGEKSVRELEAIFTRLRKYVYRGRDNEAAMTRHFLHALRPDIQSRPMSVTYQRVDKLAERAVNVEEHIEMEKEAMRKDEEKGKAKMMPSGSATRKRSRSDQEESSSKFGRRGVECFSCGESGHYFRECPRAGESDRPVPSHIICYNCGKSGHYMAACPMINAIEAEPEEEYPPLTSPEEERLAKQQVRGDRVYRFP, encoded by the coding sequence CAACAGGCACCGAGCTTTGTGAAGATCGTGGAGACTATGAGAAATTTGGGAACCGAGTATTTTAGGGGAGGATCAAACACCTTTGAAGCTGATAATTGGTTGCGAACCATGGAGAGGAATTTTGAGGCAATCCAATGTCAAGAGGACTATAAGAAAGATGTTGCAGTGCACTACTTGAAGGATGACGCTAGTGATTGGTGGATCGGTGTGAAGAGACACTATGGTAGAGATCCAACATGGGATGAGTTTCGAAATGAGTTCGAAGGAAAGTATTTCCCACCGGAGGCCAGAGACAGATTGGAGAATGAGTTTATAAACTTAAAACAAGGCGAGAAGAGCGTTCGAGAGCTAGAGGCAATCTTTACTCGACTGCGAAAGTATGTGTACCGAGGGCGAGACAATGAGGCAGCTATGACACGCCACTTTTTACATGCGCTACGACCAGATATCCAGAGTAGGCCCATGTCTGTCACTTACCAACGAGTTGACAAGTTGGCGGAGAGAGCTGTAAATGTGGAGGAGCACATAGAAATGGAGAAGGAAGCCATGCGAAAAGACGAAGAGAAGGGCAAGGCGAAGATGATGCCAAGTGGTAGTGCAACCCGAAAGAGGAGTCGATCAGACCAGGAAGAGAGTAGTTCAAAATTTGGGAGAAGAGGAGTTGAGTGTTTCTCATGTGGAGAGTCGGGCCATTATTTTCGAGAATGCCCGAGGGCAGGAGAGAGTGATCGCCCAGTGCCATCTCACATCATATGTTACAATTGTGGCAAGAGTGGCCATTACATGGCAGCTTGTCCGATGATCAATGCCATAGAAGCGGAACCAGAAGAAGAATATCCCCCACTGACCAGTCCCGAGGAGGAGCGACTTGCGAAGCAGCAAGTAAGAGGGGATCGCGTGTATCGTTTCCCTTAG
- the LOC104769598 gene encoding protein ZINC INDUCED FACILITATOR-LIKE 1-like yields MAEEEYTECLLESKYHEGCPGCKVDQMKRLRRGFPFSALFSIWIIVLCTTLPISSLFPFLYFMIDDFDIAKKEEDIGFYAGFVGCSFMLGRALTSVICGILADRYGRKPVILIGTTSVVVFNTLFGLSLNFWMAIVTRFCLGCFNGLLGGPIKAYAVETFRDEYLSLALSAVSAAWGIGLIIGPAIGGFLAQPAKQYPSLFSQDSFFGKFPYCLPCFAISIFAFLVTIISLWIPETLHNHKFDAVKDDPESNKVAEKNEKKSLLKNWPLMSSIIVYCIFSLHNMAYTEIFSLWANSPRKYGGLGYTTAEVGSVLAVSGVGLLIFQLSLYSYAERNLGPIIVTRICGILSLVVLSTYPLIAKLSGVALTMALYSASVAKNVLSTSTITGTFILQNRAVGQDQRGAANGISITAMSICKAIGPGAAGVIFSWSEKRQDASFLPGTQMVFFILNVVLALGVLWTFKPFLAETQH; encoded by the exons ATGGCGGAAGAAGAATATACGGAGTGTTTGCTGGAGAGTAAGTACCATGAGGGTTGTCCTGGATGCAAGGTTGATCAGATGAAGAGGCTTCGCCGTGGCTTTCCTTTCTCGGCGCTTTTCTCCATTTGGATCATTGTCCTCTGCACTA CTCTAccaatttcttctcttttcccttTCCTTTACTTTATG ATTGATGATTTTGACATagcaaagaaggaagaagacattGGTTTTTACGCTGGATTTGTTG GTTGCTCTTTTATGCTGGGACGAGCGTTGACATCTGTGATCTGCGGAATTCTTGCTGATCGTTATGGTAGAAAACCTGTAATCCTTATTGGAACCACTTCAGT GGTCGTTTTCAATACTCTGTTTGGCCTAAGTTTAAATTTCTGGATGGCCATTGTCACAAGGTTTTGTCTCGGTTGTTTCAACGGTTTACTCGGCGGTCCTATCAag GCATACGCAGTAGAAACGTTTCGTGATGAGTATCTCAGTTTAGCCCTCTCAGCA GTTAGTGCAGCATGGGGAATTGGACTCATCATTGGCCCTGCTATAGGAGGTTTTCTTGCTCAG CCAGCAAAGCAATATCCAAGTTTATTCTCACAGGATTCGTTTTTTGGcaa ATTCCCCTACTGTTTGCCGTGCTTTGCAATATCCATTTTTGCATTCTTGGTGACCATAATTTCGCTATGGATTCCG GAAACATTGCACAATCACAAGTTTGATGCTGTCAAAGATGATCCTGAATCTAATAAAGTTgcagagaaaaatgaaaaaaaatctctcttgaAAAACTGGCCACTAATGTCATCTATCATCGTCTACTGCATCTTTTCACTTCATAATATGGCTTACACAGAA ATCTTTTCATTGTGGGCAAACAGCCCAAGGAAATATGGAGGTTTGGGATACACCACTGCAGAAGTTGGTTCTGTTCTTGCAGTTTCAG GCGTTGGTCTCCTTATCTTTCAGCTTTCCCTCTACTCTTACGCGGAGAGGAATTTAGGCCCGATCATAGTTACACGTATATGTGGG ATTCTGTCTTTGGTTGTCTTATCAACTTACCCACTAATAGCAAAACTATCTGGTGTCGCCCTAACAATGGCACTATATTCTGCATCCGTAGCAAAGAACGTCTTAAGC ACTTCTACTATAACTGGAACGTTCATCCTTCAAAACAGGGCTGTG ggACAAGACCAAAGAGGAGCAGCTAATGGGATTTCCATTACAGCGATGTCTATCTGTAAAGCAATAGGTCCAGGAGCAGCAGGAGTCAT TTTTTCTTGGAGCGAGAAACGTCAGGATGCTTCTTTTCTCCCTG GCACCCAAATGGTATTCTTCATACTAAATGTGGTATTGGCACTCGGAGTTCTTTGGACGTTCAAACCGTTTCTAGCTGAAACACAACATTAA
- the LOC104769599 gene encoding protein PNS1-like yields the protein MGATEPEVERESKGETLKIEKEETEKKQRRGGGVKDMEEEEGEESKDKDEISHHRFLASLNRLNPTNPLRIIVNGGGGSRFTTPTPPPPTNLAQPLRSSLRQPHPPPPPRPQTPPTFVPEEPQSQTPPPPSEHQTRSIFTPTSQPTLASLNSTKYTNKFFLLLFIFHKVVAIGFVCFLVFRGVQGLIGSNGRVKRKEQKILRFLLPQVEAASLLSIILAFVWQMAFRIWPEFMIHFILWSTFLMSLSSGILLLCFQMPATDAVGVCLIAFSIGYGLYACWVTRRIKFCSKILVKSLEPVSKFSDLNLPTYYMLAAGFIWMSLWIFGVIGALNFYFPPLVIIGLVLSLAWTTEVMRNVVNLTVSRVIALYYLRGMQSSTRFSFQRALSRNLGSACLGSLFVPTIEALRILARGLNLLKGEDEFMFCCANCCLRLMDFIFEHGNGWAFVQIAAYGKGFVRASQDTWKLFEDVDMVEIIDADITSSICFLTGICSGCVCVIVVAAWTHTVYKPFTATISLLAFFIGYLMTRISMALPHACVGCYYTCYAENPENRFFDNKPIKDRQALIKNGRVAVTTPRVRRALA from the exons ATGGGTGCCACAGAGCCC GAGGTGgagagagaaagcaaaggagagaCGTTAAAGATAGagaaggaagaaacagagaagaagcaaagaagaggaggaggagtaaAGGATATggaagaggaggaaggagaagagtcCAAGGATAAAGATGAAATTAGTCACCATAGATTTTTAGCGAGCTTGAACAGATTAAACCCAACTAACCCTCTTAGGATCATTGTTAATGGCGGTGGTGGTTCTAGATTCACTACGCCTACGCCTCCTCCGCCTACCAATCTCGCACAACCACTCCGATCTTCCTTAAGACAGCCACATCCTCCGCCGCCACCACGGCCGCAGACGCCTCCTACCTTCGTGCCAGAAGAGCCTCAATCTCAGACTCCTCCGcctccttctgaacatcaaacTCGTTCCATCTTCACACCAACCTCTCAA CCAACGTTGGCATCACTGAATTCAACAAAGTACACAAACAAGTTCTTTCTGCTGCTCTTCATATTTCACAAGGTTGTTGCTATTGGGTTTGTGTGCTTCCTTGTCTTCAGAGGCGTCCAAGGTCTAATTGGATCCAATGGTCGTGTCAAAAGGAAAGAGCAAAAGATCCTCAGATTTCTACTTCCACAAGTCGAAGCTGCGTCACTCTTGAGCATCATTCTCGCATTCGTTTGGCAAATGGCTTTTCGGATTTGGCCTGAGTTCATGATTCACTTCATACTTTGGAGTACCTTTTTGATGTCTTTATCCTCAGGGATTCTCTTACTGTGTTTTCAGATGCCAGCCACTGATGCTGTTGGGGTTTGCCTCATTGCATTCTCCATTGGCTATGGTTTGTATGCTTGTTGGGTCACTCGCAGAATCAAATTCTGTTCCAAGATTTTGGTCAAGTCGTTAGAACCTGTTTCCAAGTTCTCGGATTTGAATTTACCTACCTACTACATGCTAGCTGCTGGTTTCATCTGGATGTCTCTTTGGATTTTTGGTGTCATTGGTGCTTTGAACTTCTACTTCCCACCACTTGTGATTATTGGCTTGGTGTTAAGCCTTGCTTGGACGACTGAAGTGATGAGGAATGTTGTTAATCTAACTGTGAGTAGGGTCATTGCTTTGTACTATCTTAGAGGAATGCAGTCTAGTACTCGGTTTAGTTTCCAAAGGGCCTTGTCTCGTAACCTTGGGAGTGCGTGTTTAGGATCTTTGTTTGTTCCAACGATAGAAGCCTTAAGAATCTTGGCAAGAGGGTTGAATTTACTCAAGGGTGAAGATGAGTTCATGTTTTGTTGCGCTAATTGCTGTCTCAGACTCATGGACTTCATATTCGAGCATGGCAATGGCTGGGCCTTTGTACAG ATAGCTGCTTATGGGAAGGGATTTGTGAGGGCGTCGCAAGACACGTGGAAACTGTTTGAGGATGTAGATATGGTTGAGATCATAGATGCAGACATAACAAGCTCCATCTGCTTCCTCACGGGGATATGCAGCGGATGCGTCTGTGTAATTGTCGTGGCCGCTTGGACTCATACAGTTTACAAACCTTTTACAGCCACCATCTCCTTACTTGCCTTCTTCATTGGATACCTCATG ACAAGGATCTCAATGGCATTGCCACACGCCTGCGTAGGTTGCTACTACACTTGCTACGCGGAGAATCCAGAAAACAGATTCTTCgacaataaaccaataaaagatAGGCAAGCGTTGATTAAAAATGGACGTGTTGCTGTCACCACCCCTAGAGTTCGCCGTGCTCTAGCCTAG
- the LOC104769600 gene encoding N-alpha-acetyltransferase daf-31-like translates to MVCIRRATVDDLLAMQACNLMCLPENYQMKYYLYHILSWPQLLYVAEDYNGRIVGYVLAKMEEESNECHGHITSLAVLRTHRKLGLATKLMTAAQAAMEQVYEAEYVSLHVRRSNRAAFNLYTETLGYKINDVEAKYYADGEDAYDMRKHLKGKQNHHHGHSHHHHGGGCCSGDAKPVETTQATDAKAVSK, encoded by the exons ATGGTTTGCATCAGGCGAGCGACGGTGGATGATTTGTTGGCGATGCAAGCCTGCAATCTCATGTGTCTTCCTGAGAACTACCAGATGAAGTATTACCTCTACCATATCCTCTCATGGCCTCAGCTTCTCTACGTCGCCGAGGACTACAATGGTCGCATCGTTGGCTATGTGTTGGCCAAGATGGAGGAAGAGAGCAATGAGTGTCACGGCCATATCACTTCTCTCGCTGTTCTTCGTACTCATAGGAAGCTCGGTCTCGCTACTAAGCTCATGACCGCCGCTCAGGCTGCTATGGAACAG GTTTATGAGGCAGAGTATGTTTCGCTGCATGTGAGGAGAAGTAACCGAGCAGCATTCAACCTGTACACAGAGACATTAGGCTACAAGATTAATGATGTAGAAGCAAAGTATTACGCGGATGGGGAGGATGCTTATGATATGCGAAAGCATCTTAAGGGGAAGCAAAACCATCACCACGGCCACAGTCATCATCACCATGGAGGTGGATGTTGTTCTGGTGATGCAAAACCTGTTGAAACAACTCAAGCTACAGATGCTAAAGCAGTTTCGAAGTGA
- the LOC104769601 gene encoding pentatricopeptide repeat-containing protein At5g13770, chloroplastic-like, whose amino-acid sequence MAIASGSWVATVNHHTNPHSFTSPTKHIFFLSQKPHHSHVCCSLVLEEDEKKSPGPKEDKWPLFGPGTDGLNRVLSRFLRDPETRKLSSEFYEKAKENSELRTTKHLITYLVSSKNWDLLLSLCEDLREHKALPDAQTCSNLIRSCISDRRFRITHCLLSVFRSDKSLAASASDAAMKGFNKLQMYSSTIQVFDRMKQSGAVEPSPGCYCRIMEAHERIGDKQKVVELFQEFKSQRLSFLAKESGSIYTILCSSLAKSGRAIEALEVLEEMKDKGIPESSELYSTLIRAFAEALEVEIAEKLFKEAGRKKLLKDPEMCLKVVLMYVREGKMERTLEVVAAMRKAELKVTDCILCAIVNGFCKQRGFAEAIRVYEWAMKQECEAGQVTYAIAINAYCRLEKYDKAEMLFNEMVKKGFDKCVVAYSNIMDMYGKTRRLSDAVKLMAKMKQRGCKPNIWIYNSLIDMHGRAMDIRRVEKIWKEMKRAKVLPDKVSYTSMISAYNRAKELERCMELYQEFRMNRGKIDRAMGGIMVGVFSKTSRIDELMRLLQDMKVEGTRLDARLYTSALNALRDAGLNSQIRWLQESFDAAQTSASRYSNMKNTKNLQGSGVESKL is encoded by the coding sequence atggCAATCGCGAGTGGGTCGTGGGTAGCCACCGTGAACCACCATACAAATCCCCACAGCTTCACCTCTCCGACCAAacacattttctttctttcacaaaAGCCTCACCATTCCCATGTCTGCTGCTCTCTCGTTCTTGAGGAAGATGAAAAGAAGTCGCCTGGTCCGAAAGAAGACAAGTGGCCACTTTTCGGACCGGGCACAGATGGTCTTAACCGGGTCTTATCCAGGTTTCTCCGAGACCCGGAAACACGGAAACTCTCTTCTGAATTCTACGAGAAAGCTAAGGAGAACTCAGAGTTGAGGACTACGAAGCATCTGATCACTTACTTGGTGAGTTCCAAGAACTGGGACCTGCTCCTCTCGCTCTGTGAGGATCTCAGGGAACATAAAGCATTGCCCGATGCTCAAACGTGTTCCAATCTGATCCGGAGTTGCATTAGTGATAGGAGATTCCGAATTACGCATTGCTTACTTAGCGTGTTTAGATCAGACAAATCATTGGCCGCGTCTGCATCTGATGCAGCTATGAAAGGCTTTAACAAACTCCAGATGTATAGTAGCACGATCCAAGTTTTTGATAGGATGAAACAATCTGGGGCAGTTGAGCCAAGCCCGGGCTGTTATTGCAGGATCATGGAGGCTCATGAGAGGATTGGTGACAAACAAAAGGTGGTTGAGTTGTTTCAAGAGTTCAAGAGTCAGAGGTTAAGTTTCTTGGCCAAGGAATCAGGCAGCATCTACACAATTTTATGTTCTTCCCTTGCAAAATCAGGACGGGCAATCGAAGCTCTAGAAGTTTTGGAGGAGATGAAAGATAAAGGAATTCCAGAAAGTAGTGAGTTGTACTCTACGCTGATCCGTGCCTTTGCAGAAGCACTGGAGGTTGAAATAGCTGAGAAGCTGTTCAAAGAAGCAGGGCGGAAGAAACTGTTGAAGGATCCAGAGATGTGTTTGAAGGTTGTATTGATGTATGTCCGAGAAGGAAAAATGGAGAGAACTCTAGAGGTTGTGGCTGCGATGAGAAAGGCTGAGTTAAAGGTCACTGACTGCATACTCTGCGCGATTGTGAACGGATTCTGTAAGCAAAGAGGTTTTGCGGAAGcaattagggtttatgaatgGGCCATGAAGCAAGAATGTGAGGCTGGGCAAGTGACTTACGCAATAGCCATCAATGCATACTGTCGGCTGGAGAAGTACGACAAGGCTGAAATGTTGTTTAATGAGATGGTGAAGAAAGGATTTGACAAATGTGTTGTCGCATACTCAAACATAATGGATATGTACGGAAAAACAAGGAGGCTAAGTGATGCGGTGAAACTAATGGcgaagatgaaacaaagaggGTGCAAACCCAACATTTGGATTTACAATTCCTTGATTGATATGCACGGAAGAGCTATGGACATAAGGCGGGTTGAAAAGATATGGAAAGAGATGAAGAGAGCAAAGGTGTTGCCGGATAAGGTGAGTTACACAAGCATGATCAGTGCGTATAATAGAGCAAAAGAGTTGGAGAGGTGTATGGAGCTTTACCAGGAGTTTAGGATGAACAGAGGAAAGATCGATAGGGCCATGGGAGGAATCATGGTTGGTGTATTCTCAAAAACCAGCAGGATTGATGAGCTAATGAGACTGTTGCAGGACATGAAAGTTGAAGGAACCAGACTTGATGCGAGGCTCTACACCTCAGCTTTGAATGCTCTGCGTGATGCTGGTCTCAATTCCCAGATCAGGTGGCTGCAGGAAAGCTTCGACGCTGCACAAACTAGTGCTTCAAGATATTCTAAtatgaagaacacaaaaaatTTGCAGGGTTCTGGAGTTGAAAGTAAACTGTAG
- the LOC104769597 gene encoding protein ZINC INDUCED FACILITATOR-LIKE 1-like: protein MAKEEYTECLLESKYHEGCPGCKVDQMKRLRRGFPFSELFSVWIIVLCTTLPISSLFPFLYFMIDDFDIAKKEEDIGFYAGFVGCSFMLGRALTSVICGILSDRYGRKPVILIGTSSVVIFNTLFGLSLNFWMAIITRFCLGCFNGLLGGPIKAYAVETFRDEYQSLALSAVSTAWGIGLIIGPAIGGFLAQPAKQYPSLFSQDSIFGKFPYCLPCFAISIFAFLVTVISLWMPETLHNHKSDEDESFDAVKDDPESKKVAERNEKKSLWKNWPLMSSIIVYCIFSLHNMAYTEIFSLWANSPRKFGGLAYSTAEVGSVLAVSGVGLLIFQLSLYSYAERNLGPVVVTRICGILSVVVLSTYPLIAKLSGVALTVALYSASVAKNVLSTSTITGTFILQNRAVGQDQRGAANGISMTAMSICKAIGPGAAGVIFSWSEKRQDASFLPGTQMVFFILNVVLALGVLWTFKPFLGERQQ, encoded by the exons ATGGCGAAAGAAGAATATACGGAGTGTTTGCTGGAGAGTAAGTACCATGAGGGTTGTCCTGGATGCAAGGTTGATCAGATGAAGAGGCTTCGCCGTGGCTTTCCTTTCTCGGAGCTTTTCTCCGTTTGGATCATCGTTCTCTGCACTA CTCTAccaatttcttctcttttcccttTCCTTTACTTCATG ATTGATGATTTTGACATagcaaagaaggaagaagacattGGCTTTTACGCTGGATTTGTTG GTTGCTCTTTTATGCTGGGACGAGCGTTGACATCTGTGATCTGCGGAATTCTTTCTGATCGTTATGGTAGAAAACCAGTAATCCTTATTGGAACCTCTTCAGT GGTTATTTTTAATACTTTGTTTGGCCTAAGTTTAAATTTCTGGATGGCCATTATCACAAGGTTTTGTCTCGGTTGTTTCAACGGTTTACTCGGCGGTCCTATCAAG GCATACGCAGTAGAAACGTTCCGTGATGAGTATCAAAGTTTAGCACTCTCAGCA GTTAGTACAGCATGGGGAATTGGACTCATCATTGGCCCTGCTATAGGAGGTTTTCTTGCTCAG CCAGCAAAGCAATATCCAAGTTTATTCTCACAggattctatttttggaaa ATTCCCCTACTGTTTGCCGTGCTTTGCAATATCCATTTTTGCATTCTTGGTGACCGTAATTTCGTTATGGATGCCG GAGACATTGCACAATCACAAGTCTGATGAAGATGAGTCTTTTGATGCTGTCAAAGATGATCCAGAATCTAAAAAAGTGGcagagagaaatgaaaaaaaatctctctggAAAAACTGGCCACTAATGTCATCTATCATCGTCTACTGCATCTTTTCACTTCATAATATGGCTTACACAGAA ATCTTTTCATTGTGGGCAAACAGCCCGAGGAAATTTGGAGGTTTGGCATACAGCACTGCTGAAGTTGGTTCTGTTCTTGCAGTTTCAG GCGTTGGTCTCCTTATCTTTCAGCTTTCCCTCTACTCTTACGCGGAGAGGAATTTAGGCCCGGTCGTAGTTACACGTATATGTGGG ATTCTGTCTGTGGTTGTCTTATCAACTTACCCACTAATAGCAAAACTATCTGGTGTCGCCCTTACCGTGGCACTATATTCTGCATCCGTAGCAAAGAACGTCTTAAGC ACTTCTACTATAACTGGAACGTTCATCCTTCAAAACAGGGCTGTG GGACAAGACCAAAGAGGAGCAGCTAATGGGATTTCCATGACAGCGATGTCTATTTGTAAAGCAATAGGTCCAGGAGCAGCAGGAGTCAT TTTTTCTTGGAGCGAGAAACGTCAGGATGCTTCTTTTCTCCCTG GCACCCAAATGGTATTCTTTATACTGAATGTGGTATTGGCACTCGGAGTTCTTTGGACGTTCAAACCGTTTCTAGGTGAAAGACAACAGTAA